From Demequina lutea, a single genomic window includes:
- a CDS encoding FKBP-type peptidyl-prolyl cis-trans isomerase: MSKTLSPKVTWPAGLKFPKSQSKVVWQGKGATLKDGQPLLLNVFVESLNTHEVLKNTFDRLPQSYLLAPELLGNDLYNILLTARVGTRVLSIAPPQGEFTGEPAIVIVIDVLSDEATGEKLPVSPDFPQVTSQSTGEPNITLDPNKALPVELSISTLIRGDGTQVKKGSFIVAQFKAVYTADGSKGGKSWKAGDVQQSTWPPEQAPFEGQIGVGKALQAWDEGLIDQTVGSRVMLIVPESAGYPGEGTLVYVIDILAVYNEDS; this comes from the coding sequence GTGTCCAAGACCCTCTCGCCCAAGGTGACGTGGCCCGCGGGCCTCAAATTCCCGAAGTCACAGTCCAAGGTGGTGTGGCAGGGCAAGGGCGCGACGCTCAAGGATGGACAGCCGCTCTTACTCAACGTGTTCGTGGAATCTCTCAATACTCACGAAGTGCTCAAGAACACGTTCGATCGCCTCCCACAGTCGTATCTGTTGGCTCCAGAACTCCTTGGCAACGACCTGTACAACATCCTCCTCACCGCGCGAGTGGGCACGCGGGTCCTATCGATTGCGCCTCCTCAGGGAGAATTCACGGGTGAACCGGCGATCGTGATTGTGATCGATGTGCTGTCCGACGAGGCGACGGGGGAGAAACTCCCGGTGAGTCCCGACTTCCCCCAGGTGACCTCGCAGTCGACGGGTGAACCGAACATCACGCTCGACCCCAACAAGGCCCTTCCCGTGGAGCTGTCGATCTCCACGTTGATTCGGGGAGATGGCACCCAGGTCAAGAAGGGTTCGTTCATCGTCGCGCAGTTCAAGGCGGTCTACACCGCCGACGGCTCGAAGGGCGGTAAGTCCTGGAAGGCGGGGGACGTCCAGCAGTCGACCTGGCCCCCTGAGCAGGCGCCGTTCGAGGGGCAAATCGGTGTGGGAAAGGCGCTGCAAGCGTGGGATGAGGGCCTGATCGATCAGACCGTGGGCTCGCGCGTGATGCTCATCGTCCCGGAGTCAGCGGGATACCCGGGCGAAGGTACGCTCGTCTATGTGATCGATATCCTCGCCGTCTACAACGAGGACTCGTAG